The following proteins are co-located in the Desulfovibrio inopinatus DSM 10711 genome:
- a CDS encoding tetratricopeptide repeat protein, translated as MTNTIKLQILLVCLATFVSLGTGRPSLAEPTLQSSHRLGYTSSAGCRRCHEKFYQLWSTSFHGQSMQPYNDTLGASVLTPQSEAIRIRDAAYRMHIGNGEGFLEEITEGTTTTYRISQVIGGKNVFYFLTPLEGGRLQTMPLAYDVRKKEWFDMAGSSVRHFMGSESQPINWKEWPYTFNTGCYGCHVSQLSTNYNPETGTYSTTWTEPGINCETCHGPGEEHVKICDAAPKDQPPKDMKLIRGGRSFTHAQQNDTCAVCHAKTVPLTTSFTPGDRYFDHYDLIGYESSDFYPDGRDLGENYTLTSWSRSPCVLSGQLDCMHCHTSSGRYRFADPAKANAACSPCHAERVADASSHTHHPEGSPGNRCISCHMPMTDFARMRRSDHSMLPPTPVTTIAFGSPNACNICHTDKTAAWADKQVRQWHSNGYQAPVLKQAQWVDAARRNDWSDLPAMLTSLEDSRADDIYTASMIRLLRNCPDSSKWESILVAAQSPSPLVRAATAEALSDLPSKEAFAVLISLVEDDYRLVRIQAASSLSGIPRQVIDTQHLAALDRATKEYVGFLKTRPDLWTSQYNLGNYALGQGDSEKAIACFEKARQLDPAAVPPLVNLAIAASQKGDTSTAETALRDALRLAPDDALAHFNLALLLAEQSDASNSEKHLRAALKTDPTMAEANYNLAILTSRHNLQEALILSAKALELRPGDPRYASLHAHFLYQAQNATQEKKQTP; from the coding sequence ATGACCAACACCATAAAGCTGCAAATACTTCTGGTTTGCCTTGCAACGTTCGTTTCCCTCGGGACAGGACGTCCATCTCTGGCTGAACCGACTCTTCAGTCCTCTCATCGTCTTGGATACACGAGTTCTGCGGGCTGCCGTCGTTGTCATGAAAAATTCTATCAACTGTGGTCCACGTCTTTTCATGGACAGTCCATGCAGCCGTACAATGACACCCTCGGTGCATCGGTCCTCACTCCACAATCGGAAGCAATCCGTATCCGCGATGCAGCCTATCGAATGCACATCGGAAACGGAGAAGGATTTTTAGAAGAGATCACCGAAGGCACAACCACAACCTACCGCATATCGCAGGTTATCGGCGGAAAAAACGTTTTTTACTTCTTGACGCCCCTGGAAGGGGGACGCTTGCAAACCATGCCCCTTGCTTATGATGTCCGTAAAAAGGAATGGTTCGATATGGCGGGGAGTTCCGTACGCCATTTTATGGGGAGCGAAAGTCAGCCCATCAACTGGAAAGAGTGGCCATACACCTTCAACACGGGATGCTACGGATGCCATGTCAGCCAGCTCTCTACCAACTACAACCCCGAAACCGGAACCTATAGTACCACGTGGACCGAACCCGGTATCAACTGCGAAACCTGCCATGGTCCGGGGGAAGAGCATGTAAAGATCTGCGATGCCGCTCCCAAGGATCAGCCGCCGAAAGATATGAAGCTCATCCGTGGCGGACGTTCTTTCACTCATGCCCAACAAAACGACACCTGTGCCGTGTGTCACGCGAAAACCGTCCCTCTGACGACCTCGTTTACACCCGGAGACCGTTATTTCGATCACTATGACCTCATCGGTTATGAAAGCTCGGACTTCTATCCTGACGGCCGTGATCTCGGAGAAAACTACACACTCACCTCTTGGTCGCGGAGTCCCTGCGTGTTATCCGGTCAGCTCGACTGCATGCATTGCCACACCTCCAGTGGCCGCTACCGATTTGCTGATCCGGCCAAGGCGAACGCAGCCTGCAGTCCCTGCCATGCCGAGCGGGTAGCCGATGCGTCTAGCCATACCCATCACCCTGAGGGGAGCCCTGGGAATCGCTGTATTTCCTGCCATATGCCGATGACCGATTTTGCTCGCATGCGGCGTAGCGACCATTCCATGTTGCCACCGACCCCAGTCACAACAATAGCCTTCGGTTCACCAAACGCGTGCAACATCTGCCACACGGACAAGACCGCGGCCTGGGCAGACAAACAGGTACGTCAGTGGCACAGTAACGGTTACCAAGCTCCGGTTCTCAAACAAGCGCAATGGGTAGATGCCGCAAGGCGTAATGATTGGAGCGACCTTCCAGCCATGCTAACGAGTCTGGAAGACAGTAGAGCGGATGACATATATACCGCTTCGATGATTCGACTTTTGCGGAACTGTCCTGATTCGAGCAAATGGGAATCCATTCTCGTAGCGGCCCAATCTCCTTCGCCGCTGGTGCGGGCGGCAACGGCGGAAGCCCTGTCGGACCTGCCGTCAAAAGAAGCCTTCGCGGTGCTTATTTCGCTCGTAGAAGACGATTACCGTCTTGTTCGGATACAGGCGGCGTCCTCTCTCTCTGGTATCCCTCGTCAAGTTATCGACACGCAACACCTTGCGGCACTGGACCGAGCAACGAAGGAATACGTGGGCTTCCTCAAGACACGACCCGATTTATGGACGTCACAGTACAATTTGGGCAATTATGCTCTCGGACAGGGCGATTCCGAAAAGGCCATTGCCTGTTTTGAAAAGGCACGGCAACTCGACCCGGCCGCAGTGCCTCCATTGGTCAACCTAGCTATTGCCGCAAGTCAAAAAGGAGATACCAGCACGGCCGAAACTGCTCTTCGAGACGCACTCCGCTTGGCACCAGATGATGCCTTGGCACATTTCAACCTGGCTCTGCTTCTGGCGGAACAAAGTGACGCGTCAAATTCGGAAAAACATTTGCGTGCCGCACTGAAAACGGATCCGACCATGGCCGAGGCGAACTACAACCTCGCTATCTTAACTTCCCGGCACAATCTTCAAGAAGCTCTTATCTTGAGTGCCAAGGCGTTGGAATTGAGACCGGGAGACCCTCGTTACGCCTCCCTTCACGCTCATTTTTTATATCAAGCGCAAAATGCCACACAGGAGAAGAAACAAACTCCGTAA
- a CDS encoding ABC transporter substrate-binding protein: MKKLVLACLISLLTLSTAYARDFKKMGITLGSLGNPFFVTMVKGATAKAKEYNPDVEVIALSADYDLNKQFTQIDNFIAAGVDMILINAVDPNAIEPAIKRAQKEGIPVIAVDVKAKGADATVQTNNVQAGEIACQYIIDKIGEKGEVIIQNGPQVSAVTDRVDGCKNVLSKYPDIKILSDDQDAKGSRDGGLNVMQGHLTRFPKIDAVFAINDPQAIGADLACKQLKRDEMIITSVDGAPDIEAALKGNTLIVASASQDPWSMAQKGVDVGVELLEGKKLESDMILMPSTLVTRDNIKDYKGWSSPR, encoded by the coding sequence ATGAAAAAGCTCGTTTTGGCCTGCCTCATTTCGTTGCTGACCTTGAGCACCGCGTATGCCCGTGATTTCAAAAAAATGGGTATCACTCTGGGATCGTTGGGAAATCCGTTCTTTGTTACCATGGTAAAAGGCGCCACAGCCAAAGCCAAAGAGTATAATCCCGATGTTGAAGTCATTGCGCTCTCGGCTGATTACGATCTCAACAAGCAGTTCACGCAGATTGATAACTTCATTGCCGCTGGCGTGGATATGATTCTGATCAACGCCGTTGATCCCAATGCGATTGAGCCGGCAATTAAACGTGCCCAGAAAGAGGGTATTCCCGTTATCGCTGTCGACGTGAAAGCAAAGGGTGCCGATGCCACTGTTCAGACGAACAACGTACAAGCCGGTGAAATTGCCTGCCAGTATATCATCGATAAGATCGGTGAAAAGGGCGAGGTCATTATCCAGAACGGTCCTCAAGTCTCTGCTGTAACCGACCGTGTTGACGGATGCAAAAATGTCCTGTCCAAGTACCCCGACATCAAGATTCTGTCTGACGACCAGGACGCCAAGGGTTCCCGTGATGGCGGACTCAATGTCATGCAGGGCCATTTGACCCGTTTCCCCAAAATCGATGCCGTGTTCGCCATCAACGACCCGCAGGCTATCGGTGCTGACTTAGCATGCAAACAGCTCAAGCGTGACGAAATGATCATCACCTCGGTTGACGGCGCTCCTGACATCGAAGCTGCCCTGAAGGGCAACACGCTGATCGTCGCTTCGGCCAGCCAGGATCCTTGGTCGATGGCCCAGAAGGGTGTTGATGTCGGTGTGGAATTGCTTGAAGGCAAAAAGCTGGAAAGCGACATGATCCTTATGCCTTCCACCCTCGTGACGCGCGATAACATCAAAGATTACAAAGGTTGGAGTTCACCCCGCTAA
- a CDS encoding ABC transporter permease subunit — translation MTATPDVTGKAGHVPSAPHSSVADRKRIIQELIRTMGMLPVLILLCIGFQFLTGRFLSLQNLSIVLQQASINTVLAAGMTFVILTGGIDLSVGSVLAASAMVAVMGSLIPDYGMLGIAAGLGMGLLFGLFNGSLIAWLRLPPFIVTLGGLTGVRGVARLLGNDTTVFNPNMPFAFIGNESLFGVPWLVIIAFAVILLSWFILRRTVLGVHIYAVGGNPDAARLSGIKVWFVLLFVYSFSGLMAGLGGVMSAARLYAANGLQLGMAYELDAIAAVILGGTSFVGGIGSIWGTLIGALIIAVLSNGLILVGVSDVWQFIIKGMVIIGAVALDRYRLQGSART, via the coding sequence ATGACTGCGACACCCGATGTTACGGGAAAGGCCGGACACGTCCCTTCTGCCCCGCATAGCAGCGTGGCAGATAGAAAACGTATCATTCAAGAATTGATTCGAACCATGGGCATGCTTCCCGTGCTCATTCTACTGTGCATTGGATTCCAATTCCTGACCGGTCGCTTTCTTTCCCTACAGAACCTGTCCATTGTTTTGCAACAGGCATCCATCAACACTGTCCTGGCGGCTGGGATGACATTTGTCATTCTTACCGGAGGTATTGACCTGTCTGTGGGCTCGGTATTGGCCGCTTCGGCCATGGTGGCCGTTATGGGGTCACTCATTCCGGATTATGGCATGCTCGGCATTGCTGCCGGCCTCGGGATGGGACTGCTTTTCGGTTTGTTCAACGGATCGCTCATCGCGTGGTTACGTCTCCCTCCGTTTATCGTCACCTTGGGCGGATTGACCGGCGTACGTGGGGTCGCTCGACTTCTGGGCAATGATACCACGGTTTTCAATCCGAATATGCCCTTTGCGTTTATTGGTAACGAGTCACTTTTTGGAGTGCCGTGGCTTGTCATCATCGCGTTTGCCGTCATCCTCCTCTCATGGTTTATCCTGCGACGAACCGTTTTGGGTGTTCACATCTATGCGGTCGGCGGCAATCCGGATGCGGCCCGGTTGTCTGGGATTAAAGTCTGGTTCGTTCTTTTGTTCGTTTACAGCTTTTCAGGGCTTATGGCCGGTCTCGGCGGAGTCATGTCGGCAGCTCGCCTGTATGCCGCGAATGGTTTGCAGCTCGGTATGGCCTACGAACTCGACGCCATCGCGGCTGTTATCCTCGGTGGGACGAGTTTTGTCGGTGGGATCGGCTCTATCTGGGGGACGCTTATCGGGGCGTTGATTATTGCCGTCTTGTCGAATGGACTCATCCTTGTTGGTGTTTCTGACGTCTGGCAGTTCATCATCAAAGGGATGGTCATTATTGGTGCGGTCGCCTTGGACCGGTATCGGTTACAGGGTTCGGCCCGGACATAA